The following nucleotide sequence is from bacterium.
TGCTCGAGCGCCAGAGCTTCGAGCGTGTCGGCGGCAGCGCGGCGGTGGAGGTCGACGTGCGCGTGATCGCCGCGACGAATCGGCGCCTCGAGGAACTGGTCGCCGCCGGCGCCTTCCGCGAGGACCTCTACTACCGCCTCGCGGTGCTCGCGCTCCACGTGCCGCCGCTGCGCGAGCGCCCCGGGGACATCCCCCTGCTCGCCGCGCACTTCCTCGCCGAGTTCTGCGCGAGCGCCGGCCACCGCCGGCAGCGTTTCGCCCCCGACGCCCTCGCGGCGCTGGCCGCCCACGCCTGGCCGGGGAACGTGCGGGAGCTGCGCAACTGCGTCGAGCGGCTCGTGATCATGGTGCAGGAGGAGACGATCAGCGCCGCGGACCTCGCGCTGCCCGCGTTGCGGCCGTCGCCGCCGCCGGACCCGCGGCCGTCCGAGCCCGCGCGCGGCCCGGGTCTGCTGCGCCCGACACAGGAATCCTAGGCCGTCCACCGCAGCGGCGCGTCGGTCGCCTGCTCACCAGTAGCCGTGCCGGGCCACGGCACCGGCTTCAGCGAGGCGGCTGGCCCGCTTCCGCAGGGAGATAGAGTGGAGCGGCCGTGAAGCCGGCGAACGGGCCGAGGGCGGTCCCGCAGGGACGCGGGCTGTTGTTTGAGCCCGCAGGGCGAGTTACAGCACGCGAGCCCCCGGCCCATTCGCGGGTAGGCCGCGGAGACCCACGACCGAGGGAGCGGGCCCGCCGCCTCGCGCACTGGCCCGAGGCCAAACGGGGCGCGACGGAAGCGAACAGGCGCCGCCGGGCCGGGGCCCGACGCGGAAACGGACGGGTATCAGCCGCGCAGGCGCTCGGCGACGAGGCCCAGCAGCGCGATGCAGGCGGTGTCCGTGCGCAGCGTGCGCGGGCCGATGCCGACGACCGCGAAACCGTGCCGCTGCAGCAGCTCCAGCTCGAAGGGCACCCAGCCGCCCT
It contains:
- a CDS encoding 16S rRNA (uracil(1498)-N(3))-methyltransferase codes for the protein MPFELELLQRHGFAVVGIGPRTLRTDTACIALLGLVAERLRG